From a single Pyxicephalus adspersus chromosome 11, UCB_Pads_2.0, whole genome shotgun sequence genomic region:
- the C2CD2L gene encoding phospholipid transfer protein C2CD2L isoform X2: MDSDQPPDPHGVTLGFVTQLMIFALSVLTVLAWLLQMGRRSGPAAVGARALLAALCRFPSAGDIWCSAWAQALNVESQRSQSSLKMQFEENSSLQHNVHIGDITCTKHSDNCTVFLCSVSADTVKFPVLVTQESLAAVSCETYQVSLTIQQAKVEVKLQEMVQEGLLVSWSFKDRPDMLLEITPSRSHQDTERNADLCTLKDLMVNTLCSAEPAMLFTLNANNGDTGICDKLLIEPSTKADPFRLIIQHLRLHNVMLFDTDVQLMCEAELDNPFQRKQTRAVRLQNKGEVCSVSWSEEITFDLSLQSKELTLKVWQLSQSSDSVLLGCTLVALSSPSREMSRRHVYPLTPSPVLPKTTMQAISVEVNLIYSAAGTPTKRLSITPTKKVEMDRTVMPDGTLITTVTTIQSRPKFDGKMDSAVRSPTKVEVSENTSIVLPHTCSSGSFTSGSEGSPVSIKLDPVAETAIRQLTEPTNKPSKRTPTKRSTLIISGVSKVPLGEDEMALSLGYAASMDASLRSPSNVVQDSLIGASTDFLSEMALSMSRDTCDTTKSDISGWPSLDDVDSETGSIRALETRSLKDHKVGFLRSGTKLPLSRHHQNAGLSQSHDDLSDAAANSHKKIGSLPRRLLKHFSLKTKSKPGVNGSAQGGEK, encoded by the exons ATGGACAGCGATCAGCCCCCGGACCCCCATGGGGTGACACTGGGATTTGTCACACAGCTGATGATCTTTGCCTTGTCAGTGCTGACAGTGCTGGCCTGGTTGCTGCAGATGGGTCGGAGGTCCGGTCCTGCAGCAGTCGGTGCCCGGGCTCTTCTGGCTGCACTTTGCCGGTTTCCTTCTGCAGGAGATATCTGGTGCTCAGCCTGGGCCCAGGCCCTCAATGTGGAGTCCCAGAGAAGCCAA AGCTCCCTAAAGATGCAATTTGAAGAAAATTCTTCACTTCAGCACAATGTGCATATCGGTGACATTACTTGTACCAAGCATTCCGACAACTGCACG GTGTTTCTCTGCAGTGTTTCCGCAGACACTGTCAAATTTCCAGTCTTGGTCACCCAAGAGTCTCTTGCTGCTGTATCCTGTGAGACGTACCAGGTATCCCTAACTATACAACAGGCAAAG gTAGAAGTTAAACTACAGGAAATGGTACAGGAAGGACTGCTGGTGTCTTGGAGTTTCAAAGATCGACCTGATATGTTGCTTGAAATTACACCAAGCCGTTCACATCAG GACACAGAGCGAAATGCAGATCTTTGCACATTAAAAGATCTGATGGTGAATACTCTATGCTCAGCAGAACCTGCCATGCTGTTCACCCTAAACGCTAATAATGGTGATACG GGTATTTGTGACAAGCTGCTGATAGAACCTTCCACGAAAGCGGATCCTTTCAGACTAATCATTCAGCATTTGCGTCTGCACAATGTAATGCTGTTTGATACAG ATGTTCAGTTGATGTGTGAAGCTGAGTTAGACAATCCCTTCCAAAGGAAACAGACCCGAGCAGTCAGATTGCAGAACAAAGGGGAGGTCTGCAGTGTCTCATGGAGTGAAGAGATAACCTT TGACCTTTCCCTTCAGAGTAAGGAGCTTACCTTGAAGGTATGGCAGCTGTCCCAGAGTTCGGACA GTGTCCTTTTGGGGTGCACCTTAGTGGCTCTGAGCTCACCGAGTAGAGAAATGAGTCGAAGGCATGTATACCCTCTGACTCCAAGTCCAGTGTTGCCTAAAACCACAATGCAAGCCATCTCCGTGGAG GTTAACCTTATTTATTCTGCTGCGGGAACACCAACTAAAAGACTGAGCATTACACCTACAAAGAAGGTGGAGATGGATCGCACTGTTATGCCAGATGGTACCCTAATAACTACTGTAACCACTATTCAATCCCGACCTAAATTTGATGGAAAGATGG ATTCTGCTGTCAGGTCACCAACTAAAGTAGAAGTATCTGAGAATACATCAATTGTGCTGCCTCATACCTGCTCTTCTGGCTCCTTTACAAGTGGAAGTG AGGGATCTCCAGTCTCCATCAAACTGGATCCAGTGGCAGAAACTGCAATTAGGCAACTGACTGAGCCAACAAACAAGCCATCCAAGAGGACACCCACCAAACGTAGCACCTTAATCATTTCAGGGGTGTcaaag GTTCCTCTTGGAGAAGATGAAATGGCTCTTTCACTTGGATATGCAGCCTCAATGGACGCCTCATTACGGAGTCCTTCCAACGTTGTTCAAGACTCATTAATTGGAGCTTCTACAGATTTTCTTTCAGAGATGGCACTTTCTATGAGCCGGGATACATGTGACACCACAAAATCGGATATTTCTGGCTGGCCATCACTAGATGATGTAGATTCTGAAACAGGATCAATTCGGGCCTTGGAAACACGAAGCCTTAAGGATCACAAGG TTGGATTCCTCCGCAGTGGCACTAAGCTTCCACTAAGTCGGCATCATCAGAATGCGGGTCTGAGCCAATCACATGACGACttgtctgatgctgctgctaacTCTCATAAGAAGATTGGCAGTCTTCCCAGGCGTCTGCTAAAGCACTTTTCTCTAAAGACAAAGTCTAAACCGGGTGTTAATGGGAGTGCTCAGGGTGGAGAAAAGTGA
- the C2CD2L gene encoding phospholipid transfer protein C2CD2L isoform X1, whose protein sequence is MDSDQPPDPHGVTLGFVTQLMIFALSVLTVLAWLLQMGRRSGPAAVGARALLAALCRFPSAGDIWCSAWAQALNVESQRSQSSLKMQFEENSSLQHNVHIGDITCTKHSDNCTVFLCSVSADTVKFPVLVTQESLAAVSCETYQVSLTIQQAKVEVKLQEMVQEGLLVSWSFKDRPDMLLEITPSRSHQDTERNADLCTLKDLMVNTLCSAEPAMLFTLNANNGDTGICDKLLIEPSTKADPFRLIIQHLRLHNVMLFDTDVQLMCEAELDNPFQRKQTRAVRLQNKGEVCSVSWSEEITFDLSLQSKELTLKVWQLSQSSDSVLLGCTLVALSSPSREMSRRHVYPLTPSPVLPKTTMQAISVEVNLIYSAAGTPTKRLSITPTKKVEMDRTVMPDGTLITTVTTIQSRPKFDGKMDSAVRSPTKVEVSENTSIVLPHTCSSGSFTSGSDSFNTLLEGSPVSIKLDPVAETAIRQLTEPTNKPSKRTPTKRSTLIISGVSKVPLGEDEMALSLGYAASMDASLRSPSNVVQDSLIGASTDFLSEMALSMSRDTCDTTKSDISGWPSLDDVDSETGSIRALETRSLKDHKVGFLRSGTKLPLSRHHQNAGLSQSHDDLSDAAANSHKKIGSLPRRLLKHFSLKTKSKPGVNGSAQGGEK, encoded by the exons ATGGACAGCGATCAGCCCCCGGACCCCCATGGGGTGACACTGGGATTTGTCACACAGCTGATGATCTTTGCCTTGTCAGTGCTGACAGTGCTGGCCTGGTTGCTGCAGATGGGTCGGAGGTCCGGTCCTGCAGCAGTCGGTGCCCGGGCTCTTCTGGCTGCACTTTGCCGGTTTCCTTCTGCAGGAGATATCTGGTGCTCAGCCTGGGCCCAGGCCCTCAATGTGGAGTCCCAGAGAAGCCAA AGCTCCCTAAAGATGCAATTTGAAGAAAATTCTTCACTTCAGCACAATGTGCATATCGGTGACATTACTTGTACCAAGCATTCCGACAACTGCACG GTGTTTCTCTGCAGTGTTTCCGCAGACACTGTCAAATTTCCAGTCTTGGTCACCCAAGAGTCTCTTGCTGCTGTATCCTGTGAGACGTACCAGGTATCCCTAACTATACAACAGGCAAAG gTAGAAGTTAAACTACAGGAAATGGTACAGGAAGGACTGCTGGTGTCTTGGAGTTTCAAAGATCGACCTGATATGTTGCTTGAAATTACACCAAGCCGTTCACATCAG GACACAGAGCGAAATGCAGATCTTTGCACATTAAAAGATCTGATGGTGAATACTCTATGCTCAGCAGAACCTGCCATGCTGTTCACCCTAAACGCTAATAATGGTGATACG GGTATTTGTGACAAGCTGCTGATAGAACCTTCCACGAAAGCGGATCCTTTCAGACTAATCATTCAGCATTTGCGTCTGCACAATGTAATGCTGTTTGATACAG ATGTTCAGTTGATGTGTGAAGCTGAGTTAGACAATCCCTTCCAAAGGAAACAGACCCGAGCAGTCAGATTGCAGAACAAAGGGGAGGTCTGCAGTGTCTCATGGAGTGAAGAGATAACCTT TGACCTTTCCCTTCAGAGTAAGGAGCTTACCTTGAAGGTATGGCAGCTGTCCCAGAGTTCGGACA GTGTCCTTTTGGGGTGCACCTTAGTGGCTCTGAGCTCACCGAGTAGAGAAATGAGTCGAAGGCATGTATACCCTCTGACTCCAAGTCCAGTGTTGCCTAAAACCACAATGCAAGCCATCTCCGTGGAG GTTAACCTTATTTATTCTGCTGCGGGAACACCAACTAAAAGACTGAGCATTACACCTACAAAGAAGGTGGAGATGGATCGCACTGTTATGCCAGATGGTACCCTAATAACTACTGTAACCACTATTCAATCCCGACCTAAATTTGATGGAAAGATGG ATTCTGCTGTCAGGTCACCAACTAAAGTAGAAGTATCTGAGAATACATCAATTGTGCTGCCTCATACCTGCTCTTCTGGCTCCTTTACAAGTGGAAGTG ATAGTTTCAATACTTTACTAGAGGGATCTCCAGTCTCCATCAAACTGGATCCAGTGGCAGAAACTGCAATTAGGCAACTGACTGAGCCAACAAACAAGCCATCCAAGAGGACACCCACCAAACGTAGCACCTTAATCATTTCAGGGGTGTcaaag GTTCCTCTTGGAGAAGATGAAATGGCTCTTTCACTTGGATATGCAGCCTCAATGGACGCCTCATTACGGAGTCCTTCCAACGTTGTTCAAGACTCATTAATTGGAGCTTCTACAGATTTTCTTTCAGAGATGGCACTTTCTATGAGCCGGGATACATGTGACACCACAAAATCGGATATTTCTGGCTGGCCATCACTAGATGATGTAGATTCTGAAACAGGATCAATTCGGGCCTTGGAAACACGAAGCCTTAAGGATCACAAGG TTGGATTCCTCCGCAGTGGCACTAAGCTTCCACTAAGTCGGCATCATCAGAATGCGGGTCTGAGCCAATCACATGACGACttgtctgatgctgctgctaacTCTCATAAGAAGATTGGCAGTCTTCCCAGGCGTCTGCTAAAGCACTTTTCTCTAAAGACAAAGTCTAAACCGGGTGTTAATGGGAGTGCTCAGGGTGGAGAAAAGTGA
- the DPAGT1 gene encoding UDP-N-acetylglucosamine--dolichyl-phosphate N-acetylglucosaminephosphotransferase, whose protein sequence is MAIVPLLVNLTGSVLGGLATAMLIPAFKEHFIAAKLYGIDMNKSSRAPVPESQGVISGAVFLLILFFFIPVPFLSCFIEEKCREFPHDEFVALIGSLLAICCMIFLGFADDVLNLRWRHKLLLPTAASLPLLMVYFITFGNTTIVVPKPLRPLLGLHVDLGILYYVYMGMLAVFCTNAINILAGINGLEAGQSLIIAGSIILFNIAELNGDCHDDHLFSLYFLIPFFFTTLGLLYHNWYPSKVFVGDTFCYFAGMTFAVVGIVGHFSKTMLLFFIPQVLNFLYSLPQLLHIIPCPRHRLPRFDPQTGKLTMSYSKFKSKDLSQLGALIVKVAETLHVIDVKRYKSDEEYMEINNMTLINFVLKLIGPTNERILTIVLLIIQVLGSCSAFLIRYQLVRLFYDV, encoded by the exons ATGGCGATCGTGCCGCTGCTTGTTAACCTAACGGGCTCTGTCCTGGGCGGCCTGGCCACTGCCATGCTCATCCCCGCCTTCAAGGAGCATTTCATCGCCGCTAAACTTTATGGGATCGATATGAACAAATCCAGCAGAGCGCCAGT ccCAGAATCTCAAGGTGTGATCAGTGGGGCGGTGTTTTTACTTATCTTGTTTTTCTTCATTCCTGTTCCCTTCTTGAgctgttttattgaagaaaagtGTAGAGAATTCCCACACGATGag TTTGTGGCTCTTATTGGCTCATTACTTGCCATTTGCTGTATGATCTTTCTGGGTTTTGCGGACGATGTCTTAAACTTGCGCTGGAGACACAAGTTGCTGCTGCCCACTGCAGCGTCATTGCCGCTTCTCATGGTCTACTTTATAACATTCGGTAACACAACCATTGTAGTACCCAAGCCATTAAGACCTCTTCTGGGGCTTCATGTGGATCTCG GTATTCTTTACTATGTTTATATGGGTATGCTAGCAGTCTTCTGTACCAATGCCATCAACATTTTGGCAGGAATCAATGGTCTTGAAGCTGGTCAATCCTTAATCATAGCTGGCTCTATCATTCTGTTTAACATTGCAGAGCTCAATG GTGACTGCCATGACGATcatcttttttcactttattttcttattCCATTTTTCTTCACAACCCTGGGATTACTGTACCATAACTG GTACCCTTCCAAAGTTTTTGTTGGTGATACTTTTTGTTACTTTGCTGGTATGACCTTTGCTGTTGTTGGCATTGTTGGGCACTTCAGTAAAACTATGTTGCTCTTCTTCATACCACAAGTCCTTAATTTCCTTTACTCTTTGCCACAGTTACTGCACATAATCCCATGTCCACGCCATCGGCTTCCAAG GTTTGATCCTCAAACAGGAAAGCTTACAATGAGTTACTCCAAATTCAAATCAAAAGATTTATCACAACTTGGAGCGTTGAttgtaaag GTTGCCGAAACTCTACACGTGATTGATGTCAAACGATATAAGAGTGATGAAGaatatatggaaataaataaCATGACTCTGATAAACTTTGTGCTGAAACTAATTGGGCCTACAAATGAGAGGATCCTAACAATAGTGTTACTTATTATACAG gtTTTAGGAAGTTGCAGCGCCTTTCTAATCCGATATCAATTGGTTCGCCTTTTCTATGATGTCTGA
- the H2AX gene encoding histone H2AX: protein MSGRGKTSGKAKAKAKSRSSRAGLQFPVGRVHRLLRKGNYSERVGAGAPVYLAAVLEYLTAEILELAGNAARDNKKTRIIPRHLQLAVRNDEELNKLLGGVTIAQGGVLPNIQAVLLPKKTSGTAAPAGKTSGKKSSQQSQDY from the coding sequence ATGTCTGGAAGAGGAAAGACAAGCGGCAAGGCTAAGGCGAAAGCTAAGTCACGATCATCTAGAGCCGGGTTGCAGTTCCCTGTCGGCAGAGTCCACAGGCTGCTGAGGAAGGGCAATTACTCCGAGCGGGTCGGTGCTGGAGCCCCCGTGTACTTGGCCGCCGTGCTGGAATATCTGACCGCTGAGATTTTGGAGTTGGCTGGTAATGCCGCCAGAGACAACAAGAAGACCCGCATCATCCCCCGCCATCTGCAGCTGGCCGTCCGCAATGACGAGGAGCTGAACAAGCTTCTGGGTGGGGTGACCATCGCTCAGGGAGGAGTGCTGCCCAACATCCAGGCCGTACTGCTGCCCAAGAAGACCTCCGGCACTGCCGCTCCCGCCGGTAAAACCTCCGGGAAGAAGAGCTCCCAGCAGTCCCAAGACTACTAA